In Sulfitobacter sp. OXR-159, one DNA window encodes the following:
- a CDS encoding class I SAM-dependent DNA methyltransferase, translating to MTKHYFDKAYAARDTQVIRSLYDEWAGSYDEDIKAQGYATPDRAAATLAEFLDDKDAPIFDIGCGTGLSGAALKQAGFTTIDGGDVSAAMLAEARKKDIYRNLLELEVDAPLPFAPGTYEAISAIGVIGPGAAPITLFDTLMHGLQKGGKLLFSLNEKALEDRGALGMIHEWTDCGAAILLFAEEGPHLPGIDLKSTVYLIEKN from the coding sequence ATGACAAAACATTATTTCGACAAAGCCTACGCGGCGCGGGACACACAGGTGATCCGCAGCCTTTATGACGAATGGGCCGGCAGCTACGACGAGGATATCAAAGCGCAGGGCTATGCCACGCCCGACCGCGCCGCCGCCACGCTCGCTGAATTTCTGGATGACAAAGACGCCCCGATCTTCGATATCGGCTGCGGCACAGGGCTGTCTGGCGCGGCCCTAAAACAAGCGGGCTTCACCACCATAGACGGCGGCGATGTCTCTGCCGCCATGCTAGCAGAGGCTCGAAAAAAAGATATATACCGCAATCTGTTAGAGCTCGAAGTTGATGCCCCCCTTCCCTTCGCGCCCGGCACCTATGAGGCGATCAGCGCCATTGGCGTGATCGGTCCCGGAGCCGCGCCGATCACATTGTTCGACACGTTGATGCATGGATTACAAAAGGGCGGTAAACTTCTGTTTTCGCTTAACGAAAAGGCGCTCGAAGATCGCGGCGCCTTGGGTATGATTCATGAGTGGACCGACTGCGGTGCGGCGATCCTGCTCTTTGCAGAGGAAGGCCCGCACCTGCCCGGCATCGACCTGAAGTCTACCGTCTATCTGATTGAAAAGAATTGA
- a CDS encoding DUF1153 domain-containing protein, whose amino-acid sequence MYLKKVDGPRSVTLADGSVMSRADLPGADTRRWVASRKAAVVRGVVYGLITQSEALERYGISDDEFMEWLHAVTEHGEAALKATALKKYRQL is encoded by the coding sequence ATGTACCTGAAAAAAGTCGATGGGCCACGGTCTGTTACCCTCGCTGACGGGAGCGTGATGTCACGCGCCGATTTGCCCGGCGCAGATACGCGAAGGTGGGTCGCCTCGCGCAAGGCAGCGGTGGTGCGGGGGGTGGTCTATGGGCTGATCACCCAATCCGAAGCGCTGGAGCGTTATGGCATTAGCGATGACGAATTTATGGAATGGTTGCATGCGGTTACAGAGCATGGAGAGGCCGCGCTGAAGGCCACTGCCTTAAAAAAGTATAGACAACTTTAA
- the ligA gene encoding NAD-dependent DNA ligase LigA: MTSQIEVEALTKAQAETELVRLAEVLNEANTAYHTEDAPEISDADYDALKRRNAAIEARFPDIKRADSPSEQVGAPVAEGFGKVRHAVPMLSLANAFDAEEVTEFDARIRKYLGLGSDAPLAYTAEPKIDGLSLSLRYEKGVLVQAATRGDGAVGENVTANARTIENIPQELKNAPDLLEVRGEVYMSHADFAALNARQAERGGKTFANPRNAAAGSLRQLDAEITRVRPLQFFAYAWGALSEPLAETQKGAIDRLTELGFSTNPLTALCDGPSDMVAHYEKIEAQRATLGYDIDGVVYKVDDLALQERLGFRSTTPRWAVAHKFAAELAWTRLEGIDIQVGRTGALSPVARLQPVTVGGVVVSNATLHNEDYIKGLDSKGAEIRGGKDVRVGDWVQIYRAGDVIPKVADVDLSKRPSDAEAFVYPTTCPECGSDAIREPGDAVRRCTGGLICPAQAVEKLIHFVSRKAFDIDGLGAKQVEQFYHDGWIAEPADIFTLKERYGTGVQQLKNREGWGPKSADNLFQAIEDRREIPMARLIFALGIRHVGEAASSLIALHYGDWDSFEAAMAEARGLDGPAWDDLIGVDGVGSVMAGSLVSAFAQEAERASIDRLVAHLTVIPAERPDTEGSPVAGKTVVFTGTLEKMSRAEAKARAERLGAKVSGSVSGKTDILVAGLGAGSKATKAADLGVETMDEDGWLALIEGK; encoded by the coding sequence GTGACATCCCAGATCGAGGTTGAAGCGCTGACCAAAGCGCAGGCAGAGACGGAACTGGTTCGGCTGGCCGAGGTGCTGAACGAGGCGAACACCGCCTATCATACGGAAGATGCACCAGAAATTTCCGACGCGGACTATGACGCGCTCAAACGGCGCAATGCCGCGATCGAAGCGCGCTTCCCCGACATCAAGCGCGCTGACAGCCCGTCAGAGCAAGTCGGCGCGCCGGTCGCCGAAGGGTTCGGCAAAGTGCGGCATGCGGTGCCGATGCTCTCGCTCGCCAATGCTTTCGACGCCGAGGAAGTCACTGAGTTCGACGCCCGGATCCGCAAGTACCTTGGGCTGGGGTCGGATGCGCCACTGGCCTATACGGCCGAGCCCAAGATCGACGGGCTGTCGCTGTCCCTGCGCTACGAAAAGGGTGTGCTGGTGCAGGCCGCCACGCGGGGCGATGGCGCGGTGGGCGAAAATGTCACCGCCAACGCCCGCACCATTGAAAACATCCCGCAAGAGTTAAAGAACGCGCCGGACCTGCTGGAGGTGCGCGGCGAAGTCTATATGAGCCACGCCGATTTCGCGGCACTGAACGCGCGGCAGGCAGAAAGGGGCGGCAAAACCTTTGCCAACCCGCGCAATGCCGCCGCCGGATCCCTGCGGCAGCTCGACGCAGAGATTACCCGCGTCCGGCCATTGCAGTTTTTCGCCTATGCTTGGGGTGCGCTCTCGGAACCCTTGGCTGAGACGCAAAAGGGCGCAATTGACCGATTGACGGAACTGGGATTTTCGACCAACCCTCTGACCGCGCTTTGTGACGGGCCAAGTGATATGGTCGCCCATTACGAAAAGATCGAAGCGCAGCGCGCCACGCTGGGCTATGACATTGATGGCGTCGTCTACAAGGTCGACGATCTCGCGCTTCAGGAACGGCTTGGCTTTCGCTCCACCACGCCGCGTTGGGCCGTCGCCCATAAATTCGCCGCCGAATTGGCGTGGACCCGGCTTGAGGGGATCGACATTCAAGTTGGGCGCACCGGTGCTTTGTCGCCCGTGGCGCGGTTGCAGCCGGTCACGGTGGGCGGGGTCGTCGTCTCCAACGCGACGCTGCACAACGAAGATTACATCAAAGGGCTCGACAGCAAGGGCGCCGAAATCCGCGGCGGCAAGGACGTGCGCGTGGGCGATTGGGTGCAGATATACCGCGCGGGCGATGTGATCCCCAAAGTGGCCGACGTGGACCTGTCGAAACGTCCCTCTGATGCCGAGGCCTTTGTCTATCCCACCACCTGCCCCGAATGCGGGTCGGATGCGATCCGGGAGCCGGGCGATGCGGTGCGGCGCTGCACCGGTGGGTTGATCTGCCCGGCGCAGGCCGTTGAAAAGCTTATCCATTTCGTCAGCCGCAAGGCATTTGATATCGACGGTCTGGGGGCCAAACAGGTCGAACAGTTTTACCATGACGGCTGGATCGCGGAGCCTGCGGATATTTTCACCTTGAAAGAGCGTTACGGCACCGGCGTGCAGCAGTTGAAAAACCGCGAAGGCTGGGGGCCGAAATCGGCGGATAACCTGTTTCAGGCCATCGAAGATCGCCGTGAAATACCGATGGCGCGTCTGATTTTTGCCCTTGGTATTCGCCATGTTGGCGAGGCGGCGTCGAGCCTGATCGCGCTGCACTACGGCGATTGGGACAGTTTTGAGGCTGCCATGGCCGAGGCGCGCGGGCTCGACGGCCCCGCTTGGGATGATCTGATTGGCGTCGATGGTGTCGGCAGCGTCATGGCGGGCTCGCTGGTCTCGGCCTTTGCGCAAGAGGCAGAGCGCGCCTCAATCGACCGGTTGGTGGCGCATCTGACCGTGATTCCGGCGGAACGCCCCGACACCGAAGGCAGCCCTGTCGCAGGCAAGACCGTCGTCTTTACCGGCACTTTGGAGAAGATGAGCCGGGCTGAGGCCAAGGCCCGGGCGGAGCGTTTGGGGGCCAAGGTCTCAGGCTCGGTCAGCGGCAAAACCGATATTCTGGTCGCCGGGCTGGGGGCGGGGTCTAAGGCCACGAAGGCCGCCGATCTGGGGGTCGAGACGATGGATGAAGATGGCTGGCTCGCCTTGATCGAAGGCAAATGA
- the ctrA gene encoding response regulator transcription factor CtrA, which yields MRVLLVEDDPTTSRSIELMLTHANLNVYATDLGEEGIDLAKLYDYDLILLDLDLPDMNGHDVLRQLRLARIETPILILSGSDDTENKLRGFGFGADDYLTKPFHREELVARIHAIIRRSKGHSQSVIETGQVAVNLDAKTVSVNDSPVHLTGKEYQMLELLSLRKGTTLTKEMFLNHLYGGMDEPELKIIDVFICKLRKKLSQATGGESYIETVWGRGYVLRDPEPAQMDLAASA from the coding sequence ATGCGTGTATTGTTAGTTGAAGATGACCCGACGACCTCTCGCAGTATTGAACTCATGCTGACCCATGCGAATCTTAACGTCTATGCCACTGACCTAGGCGAAGAGGGAATCGATCTGGCCAAGCTCTATGACTATGATTTGATCCTGCTCGACCTCGATCTGCCGGATATGAACGGCCATGATGTGCTGCGCCAATTGCGGCTGGCGCGGATTGAAACGCCGATCCTGATCCTGTCGGGGTCCGACGATACGGAAAACAAACTCAGGGGATTTGGATTTGGTGCCGACGATTATTTGACCAAACCATTTCACCGCGAAGAATTGGTGGCCCGGATCCACGCCATCATCCGCCGTTCCAAGGGTCATTCCCAATCGGTGATTGAGACGGGGCAAGTCGCCGTGAACCTTGATGCCAAGACCGTCAGCGTCAACGACAGCCCCGTGCATTTGACCGGTAAGGAATATCAGATGCTGGAACTGCTGAGCCTGCGCAAGGGCACGACCCTGACCAAAGAGATGTTTCTCAACCACCTCTATGGCGGCATGGATGAGCCTGAACTGAAGATCATCGATGTTTTTATCTGCAAGCTGCGCAAAAAGCTCAGCCAAGCCACAGGCGGAGAGAGCTATATCGAAACTGTCTGGGGCCGGGGCTATGTGCTGCGCGACCCCGAACCGGCGCAGATGGATCTGGCCGCCAGCGCCTGA
- the mnmA gene encoding tRNA 2-thiouridine(34) synthase MnmA, whose protein sequence is MALDQTPPLNSLGFAKAPADTRVVVAMSGGVDSSVVAAMLKDEGYDVVGVTLQLYDHGAALAKKGACCAGVDIQDARRVAEEMGFPHYVLDYENVFKDAVIDDFADSYLGGATPVPCIRCNERVKFKDLLETAKDLEADCMATGHYIQRKMGENGPELHAAADGNRDQSYFLFSTTEEQLDYLRFPLGHLPSKDDTRKLAAKYGLEVADKPDSQDICFVPNGDYAAVIRKLRPEAADPGNIVDTEGNVLAKHEGVIHYTIGQRRGLGIGGLADPLYVVRLDAERKEVVVGPKSMLATRKIPVREINWLGDEPLTSRPEWHIAVRVRSTRPPRDAILRPISATEAEVELLTAEEGVSPGQACVFYDPESTRIFGGGWIHRG, encoded by the coding sequence ATGGCCCTTGATCAGACACCGCCGCTTAATTCGCTTGGCTTTGCCAAGGCGCCCGCCGATACGCGCGTCGTCGTGGCGATGTCGGGCGGTGTGGACAGTTCCGTCGTGGCGGCCATGCTCAAGGACGAAGGCTATGACGTCGTGGGCGTGACCCTGCAGCTTTACGATCACGGCGCCGCGCTGGCCAAAAAAGGTGCCTGCTGCGCGGGCGTCGACATTCAGGACGCCCGCCGCGTGGCCGAAGAGATGGGCTTCCCGCACTACGTGCTGGACTATGAGAACGTCTTTAAGGACGCCGTGATCGATGATTTCGCCGACAGCTACCTCGGCGGTGCCACGCCCGTGCCCTGCATCCGCTGCAACGAGCGGGTCAAGTTCAAGGACTTGCTGGAAACCGCCAAGGATCTTGAGGCCGACTGTATGGCCACCGGTCATTATATCCAGCGCAAGATGGGCGAAAACGGGCCAGAGCTACACGCCGCCGCCGATGGCAACCGCGACCAAAGCTATTTCCTATTCTCCACCACCGAAGAGCAACTCGACTACCTGCGCTTCCCGCTGGGCCATCTGCCCAGTAAGGACGACACCCGCAAGCTAGCCGCGAAATACGGGCTGGAAGTCGCGGATAAGCCCGACAGTCAGGACATCTGTTTCGTCCCCAATGGCGACTATGCCGCGGTGATCCGCAAACTACGGCCTGAGGCTGCCGATCCCGGCAATATCGTCGATACCGAGGGCAATGTGCTGGCGAAACATGAGGGTGTGATCCACTACACCATCGGCCAGCGCCGGGGCTTGGGCATCGGTGGTCTGGCCGACCCGCTCTATGTGGTGAGGTTGGATGCCGAGCGCAAAGAGGTCGTCGTCGGCCCGAAATCCATGCTCGCCACCCGCAAGATCCCGGTGCGAGAGATCAACTGGCTGGGCGATGAGCCCCTGACCTCGCGCCCGGAGTGGCACATCGCCGTGCGCGTCCGCTCCACCCGTCCGCCGCGCGATGCGATCCTGCGCCCGATCAGCGCGACCGAGGCCGAGGTTGAACTGCTGACCGCCGAGGAAGGCGTGTCGCCGGGTCAGGCCTGTGTGTTCTATGATCCTGAAAGCACACGCATCTTCGGCGGCGGCTGGATTCACCGGGGCTGA
- the hisI gene encoding phosphoribosyl-AMP cyclohydrolase: MTFDPASLQFNEAGLIPAIAQDAETHEVLMLAWMSAESIARSLETGKVTYWSRSRQAFWVKGETSGHVQKLVEMRIDCDRDCLLVLVDQTGPACHTGRRSCFYTGIQNGEEVELMRPVD, encoded by the coding sequence ATGACTTTCGATCCTGCAAGCCTTCAGTTCAACGAGGCGGGCCTGATCCCCGCCATCGCGCAGGACGCGGAGACACATGAGGTGCTGATGCTGGCCTGGATGAGCGCAGAGAGCATCGCGCGCAGCCTTGAGACGGGCAAGGTCACCTATTGGAGCCGCTCGCGGCAGGCGTTCTGGGTAAAGGGCGAAACCAGTGGCCATGTGCAGAAACTGGTTGAGATGCGGATCGATTGCGACCGCGATTGCCTGTTGGTGCTTGTGGACCAGACTGGTCCCGCCTGTCACACTGGGCGGCGCAGTTGCTTTTACACCGGGATCCAGAATGGTGAAGAAGTCGAACTGATGAGGCCTGTGGATTAA
- the recG gene encoding ATP-dependent DNA helicase RecG gives MSGRPEQLFPLFAGLETLEGVGPKTAQLLGQLGIQAPRDLIFTLPHSGVDRRLRDSVKDAHLPATLTVAVTIGAHRPARSKGGAYRITVEDAQTSFQLVYFHARGDYWQRQLPEGSCRIVSGRVEFFDGMAQMVHPDFAVPEDQAGDIPDFEPVYPLTSGLTQKVMYKATRGALKRLPVVAEWADPGQVAQAPWPDFAAAAEAAHDPQNAQDLTATAPARERLAYDELFAHQVTLALARQNERRKMGRANRGDGRLQERVLSSLPYRPTGAQQRAVEEITADMGRETRMNRLLQGDVGAGKTLVAFMALLRAVEAGGQAVLMAPTEILARQHLMGLQPLAEQAGVVLELLTGRDKGAERRAKLAALDRGDIQILVGTHAVFQADVSFADLRLAVVDEQHRFGVRQRLELGRKGRLADVLVMTATPIPRSLALAQYGDMDVSILDEKPPGRQPIRTALVSTSRMDEVIDRMRHAISEGRQCYWVCPLVEESEVSDLTAAEDRFKRLRAALGEGVVGLVHGQMPPAEKDAAMRAFQAGETKVLVATTVIEVGVDVPNATIMVVERAEIFGLAQLHQLRGRVGRGTGASTCLLMYQAPLSDTGRQRLEVLRESEDGFVIAETDLKMRGTGDLIGTAQSGVPRFRVADLERQAGLMAVAQSDARKLLVDDPTLEGPRGRAVRLLLWLMRQDEAIRLITVG, from the coding sequence ATGAGCGGTAGGCCGGAACAGCTTTTCCCGCTTTTTGCGGGGCTCGAAACGCTCGAAGGGGTGGGGCCAAAGACAGCGCAGTTGCTGGGCCAGTTGGGCATCCAAGCGCCGCGCGATCTGATCTTTACCCTGCCGCACTCCGGTGTCGACCGCCGTCTGCGCGACAGTGTGAAGGACGCGCATCTGCCTGCGACACTCACCGTGGCCGTCACCATCGGCGCGCACCGTCCGGCACGCAGCAAAGGCGGTGCTTACCGCATCACGGTCGAGGACGCGCAGACCAGTTTCCAACTGGTCTATTTCCACGCGCGCGGCGACTACTGGCAGCGGCAATTGCCCGAGGGCAGCTGCCGCATCGTTTCGGGTCGGGTGGAGTTTTTTGACGGGATGGCGCAGATGGTCCACCCGGATTTCGCCGTGCCGGAAGATCAAGCGGGCGATATTCCTGACTTTGAGCCGGTCTATCCGCTCACCTCTGGGCTGACGCAAAAGGTAATGTACAAGGCCACCCGAGGCGCGTTGAAACGGCTGCCGGTGGTGGCGGAATGGGCCGATCCCGGGCAGGTAGCGCAGGCCCCTTGGCCCGATTTCGCCGCCGCCGCAGAGGCCGCGCATGACCCGCAGAACGCCCAAGACCTCACCGCCACGGCCCCGGCGCGGGAGCGGTTGGCCTATGATGAGCTTTTTGCCCATCAAGTGACCCTCGCCTTGGCGCGGCAGAATGAGCGGCGCAAGATGGGGCGGGCGAACCGGGGCGACGGGCGTTTGCAAGAGCGGGTGTTGTCTTCCTTGCCCTATCGGCCCACCGGCGCACAGCAGCGCGCCGTCGAAGAGATCACCGCCGACATGGGCCGCGAGACACGCATGAACCGGCTGTTGCAGGGCGATGTGGGGGCGGGCAAGACGCTGGTCGCCTTCATGGCGCTTTTGCGCGCCGTTGAGGCGGGCGGGCAAGCGGTGCTGATGGCGCCGACGGAAATCCTTGCACGTCAGCACCTTATGGGGCTGCAACCGCTGGCGGAACAGGCGGGCGTGGTGCTGGAACTCCTCACCGGGCGCGACAAAGGGGCAGAGCGGCGGGCCAAGCTCGCGGCACTGGATCGCGGCGACATCCAGATCCTCGTCGGCACCCATGCGGTGTTTCAGGCGGATGTGAGCTTTGCCGATCTGCGCCTTGCGGTGGTCGACGAACAACACCGTTTTGGCGTGCGGCAGCGGCTGGAATTGGGCCGCAAGGGGCGGCTGGCTGATGTGCTGGTGATGACCGCCACACCGATCCCGCGCAGCCTGGCGCTGGCGCAATACGGTGATATGGATGTCTCCATCCTTGACGAAAAGCCGCCCGGTCGGCAGCCCATTCGCACGGCGCTGGTCTCGACCTCACGGATGGATGAGGTCATCGACCGGATGCGTCACGCCATCAGCGAAGGGCGGCAATGCTACTGGGTTTGCCCGCTGGTGGAAGAAAGCGAGGTCAGCGACCTGACGGCAGCGGAAGACCGGTTCAAACGGCTCCGCGCGGCGTTGGGCGAAGGGGTCGTTGGCTTGGTCCATGGGCAGATGCCGCCCGCCGAAAAAGACGCGGCGATGCGTGCCTTCCAAGCGGGAGAGACCAAAGTGCTGGTGGCCACCACGGTGATCGAAGTTGGCGTGGACGTGCCCAATGCGACGATCATGGTGGTGGAACGGGCCGAGATTTTCGGCCTTGCGCAGTTGCACCAGCTGCGCGGCCGTGTTGGGCGGGGCACCGGGGCGTCGACCTGTCTTTTGATGTATCAAGCCCCCCTCAGCGATACGGGCCGGCAACGGCTTGAGGTGCTGCGCGAATCCGAAGACGGTTTCGTCATTGCCGAAACTGATCTGAAAATGCGCGGCACGGGCGATCTTATCGGCACCGCGCAATCGGGCGTGCCGCGCTTTCGCGTGGCCGATCTGGAGCGTCAGGCGGGTTTGATGGCGGTGGCGCAATCGGATGCCCGAAAGCTTTTGGTTGATGATCCCACCCTCGAAGGGCCGCGCGGCAGGGCGGTAAGGCTGCTGCTATGGCTCATGCGGCAGGACGAGGCGATCCGTTTGATAACAGTGGGTTAG
- the trmFO gene encoding methylenetetrahydrofolate--tRNA-(uracil(54)-C(5))-methyltransferase (FADH(2)-oxidizing) TrmFO, with the protein MTDTLHIIGGGMAGSEAAWQAANAGVEVVIHEMRPKVETFAHQTGLLGEMVCSNSFRSDDDEQNAVGLLHWEMRAADGLIMACADKNRLPAGGALAVDRDPFAQTVTDTLLAHPNITVEYGEITELPKDGKWIIATGPLTSGALAEAIAAETGAEALAFFDAIAPIVYFDSIDMSKAWMQSRYDKGETEEERTAYLNCPMDKQQYDDFIDALLEADKTEFREGETAGYFDGCLPIEVMAERGRETLRHGPMKPVGLTNPHQPDVKAHAVVQLRRDNKLGTLYNIVGFQSKMKYGAQTDVFKQIPGLENARFARLGGIHRNSFINSPTLLDDQMRLRSRDNIRFAGQITGVEGYVESAAMGLLAGRMAAAEIKGGSLPTPPDSTAMGALITHITGGADAKTFQPMNVNFGLFPPVEGLKSGRRGRKDRYKAYTDRAKADWQAWLDQG; encoded by the coding sequence ATGACAGATACATTGCACATCATCGGCGGCGGCATGGCCGGATCAGAGGCTGCTTGGCAAGCGGCGAACGCGGGCGTGGAAGTCGTGATCCACGAGATGCGCCCCAAGGTCGAAACCTTTGCCCACCAAACCGGGCTTCTGGGCGAGATGGTCTGCTCCAACTCCTTCCGCTCGGATGATGACGAGCAAAATGCCGTGGGCCTGCTGCATTGGGAAATGCGCGCCGCCGATGGCCTCATCATGGCCTGCGCCGACAAAAACCGCCTGCCCGCTGGCGGCGCACTGGCGGTAGACCGCGACCCCTTTGCGCAGACCGTCACCGACACGCTGCTCGCACACCCCAATATCACCGTCGAATATGGCGAAATCACCGAACTGCCAAAAGACGGCAAATGGATCATCGCCACCGGCCCGCTGACCTCTGGCGCGCTGGCCGAGGCTATCGCAGCCGAAACCGGGGCCGAAGCGCTTGCCTTTTTCGACGCCATCGCGCCTATCGTCTATTTCGACAGTATCGACATGTCGAAAGCATGGATGCAGTCGCGCTATGACAAGGGCGAAACCGAGGAAGAGCGCACCGCCTACCTCAACTGCCCCATGGACAAGCAGCAATACGACGATTTCATCGACGCGCTGCTAGAGGCTGACAAAACCGAATTCCGCGAAGGCGAGACGGCAGGCTATTTCGATGGCTGCTTGCCCATTGAAGTGATGGCCGAACGGGGCCGCGAGACCCTCCGCCATGGCCCGATGAAGCCGGTTGGCCTGACCAACCCACACCAGCCCGACGTCAAAGCCCATGCCGTTGTGCAACTGCGCCGCGACAACAAGCTTGGCACGCTTTACAACATCGTCGGCTTTCAGAGCAAAATGAAGTACGGCGCGCAAACAGATGTTTTCAAACAAATTCCGGGTCTGGAAAATGCGCGTTTCGCCCGTCTCGGCGGCATTCACCGCAACTCGTTCATCAACTCGCCCACGTTGCTTGACGACCAAATGCGCCTGCGCAGCCGCGACAATATCCGCTTTGCCGGGCAGATCACCGGCGTCGAAGGCTATGTCGAAAGCGCCGCGATGGGCCTGCTCGCGGGTCGCATGGCCGCGGCTGAGATCAAGGGCGGCAGCCTGCCAACCCCGCCCGACAGCACTGCCATGGGCGCGCTGATTACCCACATCACCGGCGGGGCGGATGCGAAAACCTTTCAGCCGATGAACGTGAACTTCGGCCTATTTCCGCCGGTCGAAGGGCTTAAATCGGGCCGTCGCGGGCGCAAAGACCGCTACAAAGCCTATACCGACCGCGCCAAGGCAGATTGGCAGGCATGGCTTGATCAAGGTTAA
- a CDS encoding iron-sulfur cluster assembly scaffold protein — MSDETDLIKLYSARILALTAEIPHLGRMEAPQASVKRRSPLCGSTVTVDVRVEEGRLAEMKQDVKACALGQAAAAVVGGAAPGASLTQITTARDQLRAMLKGEGPVPDAPFDGFEVLTPASAYKNRHASIMLSIEALTEAMQQAEAPAEAGER; from the coding sequence ATGTCGGATGAGACGGACCTCATCAAGCTCTACTCCGCGCGTATCTTGGCGCTTACCGCAGAGATCCCGCATCTGGGCCGGATGGAGGCCCCGCAGGCCAGCGTGAAGCGCCGCTCGCCACTGTGCGGTTCGACCGTAACGGTTGATGTGCGCGTTGAGGAAGGCCGTCTGGCCGAGATGAAACAGGACGTGAAAGCCTGCGCCCTGGGGCAAGCGGCTGCGGCCGTTGTGGGCGGTGCAGCACCCGGTGCCTCGCTCACGCAGATCACAACTGCCCGCGATCAACTGCGCGCCATGCTCAAGGGCGAAGGGCCAGTGCCGGACGCTCCCTTTGACGGTTTCGAAGTGCTAACCCCTGCCTCGGCCTATAAAAACCGCCATGCCTCCATCATGCTTAGCATCGAGGCGCTGACAGAGGCGATGCAACAGGCCGAAGCCCCGGCGGAAGCTGGCGAGCGCTAA
- the gluQRS gene encoding tRNA glutamyl-Q(34) synthetase GluQRS produces the protein MTLTTRFAPSPTGPLHLGHAYSALLAHDLAKAAGGEFLLRIEDIDQSRARPKWEAQIYEDLAWLGIDWPHPVMRQSDRMAAYRGALDDLWARGLVYACTCNRRDIAAATSAPQEGAEPVYGPDGLIYPGTCRNAGHPKASGALRLDMRKALASLGNRALSFTENGHGPNAETGAVTFSPDQLIVTVGDVVLARRDMGTSYHLSVVLDDAAQGITLVPRGADLFEATYIHVVLQALLDLPTPHYHHHRLIRDDGGKRLAKRDDARAIALYRENGMTPEDIRSMVGL, from the coding sequence TTGACACTTACCACCAGATTTGCCCCATCCCCGACCGGTCCGCTGCACCTTGGCCACGCCTATTCGGCACTCTTGGCCCATGATCTGGCCAAAGCAGCGGGGGGAGAGTTCCTGCTGCGGATCGAAGATATCGACCAATCCCGCGCGCGACCCAAGTGGGAGGCGCAGATCTACGAAGACCTCGCATGGCTTGGTATTGACTGGCCGCACCCCGTGATGCGCCAATCCGACAGGATGGCGGCCTACCGCGGTGCCCTTGATGACCTCTGGGCGCGCGGCCTCGTCTATGCTTGCACTTGCAACCGCCGCGACATCGCCGCGGCCACCAGCGCCCCGCAGGAGGGCGCAGAGCCCGTCTATGGCCCCGACGGCCTGATCTACCCCGGCACCTGCCGTAACGCGGGCCATCCAAAAGCCTCCGGCGCGCTGCGGCTTGATATGCGTAAAGCTTTGGCTTCTTTGGGCAATCGCGCGCTGAGCTTCACTGAAAACGGCCATGGCCCGAATGCTGAAACCGGCGCGGTCACCTTCTCCCCGGATCAGCTTATTGTCACGGTCGGTGATGTGGTCTTGGCCCGGCGCGACATGGGCACGTCCTACCACCTTTCCGTCGTGCTCGACGATGCCGCGCAGGGGATCACGCTGGTCCCGCGCGGGGCCGACCTTTTTGAGGCGACCTATATCCATGTTGTGCTGCAGGCTTTGCTCGACCTGCCAACGCCGCATTATCACCATCACCGGCTGATCCGGGATGACGGCGGCAAACGGCTCGCCAAACGCGATGACGCCCGCGCCATCGCGCTCTACCGTGAGAATGGAATGACGCCCGAGGATATTCGTTCTATGGTAGGGCTTTAG